The following nucleotide sequence is from Erythrobacter aurantius.
GAAGATCCCGATGCCGGGCCGGACGAGAAATGGCCGCCGGAACGCTATGCGCGCTTTGGCACGGTTGTCAGATCATGGATCCTGCTCGAAACTGTGCCTGTCGGCTATGAGATCTGGCGCCAGCTGAACAACTTCCCGCCGGAACTCACTGCCCGCTCCGGACAGGGACAGGGTGGGTAACCATGCTGTTTCGAGCCGCGCTGATTGCTGCGCTGATGGTCGGATTGGGCGCTGCGCAGGCATTAGCTCAAGACATTGAACCGGTTGGCGACCCCTTGGAGGAGGCGCTGAAGACCGGGCCGTTGCTGCCTGACGAGGTTCTGCGCAGTTCGGCCCTTACCTTCCCCGCCATCCTCGAAAGTTTCGAGCGCGAAGCGGCAGCGCGAAGCGATCAGCTTGCCGCCGACGGCGCCTTCGACCTGATGCTGAAGGGCGAGGCCTATGACCGGATAACGGGTTTTTATTCGGGTGGTTACGGATCGATCGAGGCCCGCCAGCCGCTCGCACCGATGGGCGCGGAAATCTACGGTTCCTATCGGCTGTCGGACGGCGACTTCCCGACATACGAGAATTACTACAACACCAATCAGCTGGGTGAATTCAAGGTTGGGGGTTTGTTCTCGCTCTTGCGCAACAACCGGATCGACCAGCGCCGCTTTGGGGTCGAGGATGCGCGTCTTGCCAGCGGTCAGGCCAGCCTCGACGTCCTTCTGGTGCAGCTCAATGTCCAGCATGAAGCGCTCAAGGCCTATTGGCGCTGGGTTGCGGCGGGCAATGAGATCAGGGTTTATGAGGAGCTGCTCGAAATCGCGGAAGCACGCGCAATCGGGCTGGAGCGGCAAGTCAGGCTGGGCGCGACACCGCGCATCGCCTTGACCGAGAATGAGCAAAACGTCATCCGCCGCCGCACTTTGCTGGCCGAAGCACAGCGGAATTTCGAAACTTCGTCCAATTCGTTGAGCTTTTACCTGCGCGATTCAAACGGGCGCATGATCATGCCGACCCGCGCCCACTTGCCCGATCAGGAACAGATAGACTCGCTGCCCGACATGCAATCGCTGATCGCGATGCGGCGCAGCGACATCCTCCAGAACCGGCCGGAATTGCAAACTTTCCGGCTCGCTATCGAACGCGCCGAGAACAAGGTCGAGTTGCGGCGCAACGATCTCCAGCCGCAGCTGGATCTGAATGTGGAGCTTTCGCGTGACTTCGGACCTGTCGGAGCTGGTGGCCCGGGCTTCGATTCCACCGATACCACAGTCGGAGTGACCTTCACCGTTCCCCTGCAGCGGCGGCAGGCCCGCGGGCGGTTGCAGCGGGCGGAGGCCGAATTGCGCGAAATCGAGCTGCGTGAACGCCGGATCGCTGACCAGATCGAAGTCGAACTCGACAATATTCTGACCAACCTCAACGCCGCGCTCAGGCTGGCAGGACTGGCTGAAGACGAAGTCGAGCAGGCATCAGCCATGGTTGAGGCGGAACGCCGGCGGTTTTCTCTGGGGGCAGGCGATTTCTTCCTTGTGAACCTGCGCGAAGAAAGCGCCGCGGACGCCCGCATTCGAAAGATCCGCGCTGATCTGAACGGTCGGCTGGCTGCGGCAAGCTACAATGCGGCAACGATGAACCTAGATGAAC
It contains:
- a CDS encoding TolC family protein, translating into MLFRAALIAALMVGLGAAQALAQDIEPVGDPLEEALKTGPLLPDEVLRSSALTFPAILESFEREAAARSDQLAADGAFDLMLKGEAYDRITGFYSGGYGSIEARQPLAPMGAEIYGSYRLSDGDFPTYENYYNTNQLGEFKVGGLFSLLRNNRIDQRRFGVEDARLASGQASLDVLLVQLNVQHEALKAYWRWVAAGNEIRVYEELLEIAEARAIGLERQVRLGATPRIALTENEQNVIRRRTLLAEAQRNFETSSNSLSFYLRDSNGRMIMPTRAHLPDQEQIDSLPDMQSLIAMRRSDILQNRPELQTFRLAIERAENKVELRRNDLQPQLDLNVELSRDFGPVGAGGPGFDSTDTTVGVTFTVPLQRRQARGRLQRAEAELREIELRERRIADQIEVELDNILTNLNAALRLAGLAEDEVEQASAMVEAERRRFSLGAGDFFLVNLREESAADARIRKIRADLNGRLAAASYNAATMNLDELGLE